One genomic window of Microtus ochrogaster isolate Prairie Vole_2 chromosome 21, MicOch1.0, whole genome shotgun sequence includes the following:
- the Pias3 gene encoding E3 SUMO-protein ligase PIAS3 isoform X2: MVMSFRVSELQVLLGFAGRNKSGRKHELLAKALHLLKSSCAPSVQMKIKELYRRRFPRKSLGPSDFPLLSLPPGASPVGSPGSLPPIPPSLLTPGTLLGPKREVDLHPPLPQPVHPDVTMKPLPFYEVYGELIRPTTLASTSSQRFEEAHFTFALTPQQVQQILTSREVLPGAKCDYTIQVQLRFCLCETSCPQEDYFPPNLFVKVNGKLCPLPGYLPPTKNGAEPKRPSRPINITSLARLSATVPNTIVVNWSSEFGRNYSLSVYLVRQLTAGTLLQKLRAKGIRNPDHSRALIKEKLTADPDSEVATTSLRVSLMCPLGKMRLTVPCRALTCAHLQSFDAALYLQMNEKKPTWTCPVCDKKAPYESLIIDGLFMEILNSCSDCDEIQFMEDGSWCPMKPKKEASEVCPPPGYGLDGLQYSPVQEGNPSENKKRVEVIDLTMESSSDEEDLPPTKKHCPITSATIPALPGGKGVLTSGHQPSSVLRSPAMGTLGSDFLSSLPLHEYPPAFPLGADIQGLDLFSFLQTESQHYGPSVITSLDEQDTLGHFFQYRGTPSHFLGPLAPTLGSSHRSATPAPPPGRVSSIVAPGSSLREGHGGPLPSGPSLTGCRSDVISLD, encoded by the exons ATGGTGATGAGTTTCCGAGTGTCTGAGCTCCAGGTGCTCCTTGGCTTCGCCGGCCGCAACAAGAGTGGACGGAAGCACGAGCTCCTGGCCAAGGCCCTGCACCTCCTCAAGTCCAGCTGTGCCCCCAGTGTCCAGATGAAGATCAAAGAGCTTTACCGACGCCGCTTTCCCCGGAAGAGCCTGGGGCCCTCTGATTTCCCGCTGCTCTCCTTGCCCCCTGGCGCCTCTCCTGTAGGCTCCCCCGGCTCTCTacctcccattcctccctcccttctaacCCCTGGCACCTTGCTGGGCCCTAAGCGGGAGGTGGACCTGCACCCTCCTCTGCCCCAGCCTGTGCACCCCGATGTCACCATGAAACCGCTGCCCTTCTATGAAGTCTATGGGGAGCTCATCCGGCCCACCACCCTCG CGTCCACCTCCAGCCAGAGGTTTGAGGAAGCACACTTTACCTTTGCGCTCACCCCACAGCAGGTGCAGCAGATCCTCACGTCCAG GGAGGTTCTGCCGGGAGCCAAGTGCGATTATACTATACAGGTGCAGCTAAG GTTCTGTCTCTGTGAGACCAGCTGCCCGCAGGAGGACTATTTCCCCCCTAACCTCTTTGTCAAGGTTAATGGGAAACTCTGCCCCCTGCCG GGTTACCTCCCCCCAACCAAGAATGGAGCTGAGCCCAAGAGGCCCAGCCGTCCAATCAACATCACATCCCTGGCTCGGCTCTCAGCCACGGTTCCCAACACCATTGTGGTTAATTGGTCATCTGAGTTTGGACGG AATTACTCCTTGTCTGTGTACCTGGTGAGGCAGCTGACCGCAGGGACCCTTCTACAGAAACTCAGAGCGAAGGGTATCCGGAATCCAGACCATTCCCGGGCACTGA TCAAGGAGAAACTGACCGCTGACCCTGACAGTGAGGTGGCTACTACGAGTCTCCGGGTGTCACTCATGTGCCCG CTAGGAAAGATGCGCCTGACTGTCCCATGCCGCGCCCTTACCTGTGCCCATCTGCAAAGCTTCGATGCCGCCCTTTATCTACAGATGAATGAGAAGAAGCCAACGTGGACATGTCCTGTGTGCGATAAGAAGGCTCCCTATGAATCCCTTATTATCGACGG TTTATTCATGGAAATTCTTAATTCCTGTTCGGATTGTGATGAGATCCAGTTCATGGAAGATGGATCCTGGTGTCCAATGAAACCTAAGAAGGAGGCATCTGAGGTTTGCCCCCCGCCAGGGTATGGGCTGGATG GCCTCCAGTATAGCCCAGTCCAGGAGGGGAATCCATCAGAGAATAAGAAGAGGGTTGAAGTTATTGACCTGACGATGGAAAGCTCCTCAGATGAGGAAGATCTGCCCCCGACCAAGAAGCACTGCCCTATCACCTCGGCCACCATCCCTGCTCTTCCTGGAGGCAAAGG agTCCTGACATCTGGTCACCAGCCATCTTCGGTGCTGCGGAGCCCTGCGATGGGCACCCTGGGCAGTGATTTCCTGTCCAGCCTCCCACTACATGAGTACCCACCTGCCTTCCCACTGGGGGCTGACATCCAAG gtttagatttattttctttccttcagactGAGAGTCAG CACTACGGCCCTTCTGTCATCACCTCGCTAGATGAACAGGACACCCTCGGCCACTTCTTCCAGTACCGGGGAACCCCTTCCCACTTCCTGGGCCCACTGGCCCCCACACTGGGGAGCTCTCACCGCAGCGCCACTCCAGCGCCCCCTCCTGGCCGTGTCAGCAGCATTGTGGCTCCCGGGAGTTCCTTGAGGGAAGGGCACGGTGGACCCTTGCCTTCAGGTCCCTCTTTGACTGGCTGTCGGTCAGATGTCATTTCCTTGGATTGA
- the Pias3 gene encoding E3 SUMO-protein ligase PIAS3 isoform X1, with the protein MAELGELKHMVMSFRVSELQVLLGFAGRNKSGRKHELLAKALHLLKSSCAPSVQMKIKELYRRRFPRKSLGPSDFPLLSLPPGASPVGSPGSLPPIPPSLLTPGTLLGPKREVDLHPPLPQPVHPDVTMKPLPFYEVYGELIRPTTLASTSSQRFEEAHFTFALTPQQVQQILTSREVLPGAKCDYTIQVQLRFCLCETSCPQEDYFPPNLFVKVNGKLCPLPGYLPPTKNGAEPKRPSRPINITSLARLSATVPNTIVVNWSSEFGRNYSLSVYLVRQLTAGTLLQKLRAKGIRNPDHSRALIKEKLTADPDSEVATTSLRVSLMCPLGKMRLTVPCRALTCAHLQSFDAALYLQMNEKKPTWTCPVCDKKAPYESLIIDGLFMEILNSCSDCDEIQFMEDGSWCPMKPKKEASEVCPPPGYGLDGLQYSPVQEGNPSENKKRVEVIDLTMESSSDEEDLPPTKKHCPITSATIPALPGGKGVLTSGHQPSSVLRSPAMGTLGSDFLSSLPLHEYPPAFPLGADIQGLDLFSFLQTESQHYGPSVITSLDEQDTLGHFFQYRGTPSHFLGPLAPTLGSSHRSATPAPPPGRVSSIVAPGSSLREGHGGPLPSGPSLTGCRSDVISLD; encoded by the exons ATGGCGGAGCTGGGCGAGTTAAAG CACATGGTGATGAGTTTCCGAGTGTCTGAGCTCCAGGTGCTCCTTGGCTTCGCCGGCCGCAACAAGAGTGGACGGAAGCACGAGCTCCTGGCCAAGGCCCTGCACCTCCTCAAGTCCAGCTGTGCCCCCAGTGTCCAGATGAAGATCAAAGAGCTTTACCGACGCCGCTTTCCCCGGAAGAGCCTGGGGCCCTCTGATTTCCCGCTGCTCTCCTTGCCCCCTGGCGCCTCTCCTGTAGGCTCCCCCGGCTCTCTacctcccattcctccctcccttctaacCCCTGGCACCTTGCTGGGCCCTAAGCGGGAGGTGGACCTGCACCCTCCTCTGCCCCAGCCTGTGCACCCCGATGTCACCATGAAACCGCTGCCCTTCTATGAAGTCTATGGGGAGCTCATCCGGCCCACCACCCTCG CGTCCACCTCCAGCCAGAGGTTTGAGGAAGCACACTTTACCTTTGCGCTCACCCCACAGCAGGTGCAGCAGATCCTCACGTCCAG GGAGGTTCTGCCGGGAGCCAAGTGCGATTATACTATACAGGTGCAGCTAAG GTTCTGTCTCTGTGAGACCAGCTGCCCGCAGGAGGACTATTTCCCCCCTAACCTCTTTGTCAAGGTTAATGGGAAACTCTGCCCCCTGCCG GGTTACCTCCCCCCAACCAAGAATGGAGCTGAGCCCAAGAGGCCCAGCCGTCCAATCAACATCACATCCCTGGCTCGGCTCTCAGCCACGGTTCCCAACACCATTGTGGTTAATTGGTCATCTGAGTTTGGACGG AATTACTCCTTGTCTGTGTACCTGGTGAGGCAGCTGACCGCAGGGACCCTTCTACAGAAACTCAGAGCGAAGGGTATCCGGAATCCAGACCATTCCCGGGCACTGA TCAAGGAGAAACTGACCGCTGACCCTGACAGTGAGGTGGCTACTACGAGTCTCCGGGTGTCACTCATGTGCCCG CTAGGAAAGATGCGCCTGACTGTCCCATGCCGCGCCCTTACCTGTGCCCATCTGCAAAGCTTCGATGCCGCCCTTTATCTACAGATGAATGAGAAGAAGCCAACGTGGACATGTCCTGTGTGCGATAAGAAGGCTCCCTATGAATCCCTTATTATCGACGG TTTATTCATGGAAATTCTTAATTCCTGTTCGGATTGTGATGAGATCCAGTTCATGGAAGATGGATCCTGGTGTCCAATGAAACCTAAGAAGGAGGCATCTGAGGTTTGCCCCCCGCCAGGGTATGGGCTGGATG GCCTCCAGTATAGCCCAGTCCAGGAGGGGAATCCATCAGAGAATAAGAAGAGGGTTGAAGTTATTGACCTGACGATGGAAAGCTCCTCAGATGAGGAAGATCTGCCCCCGACCAAGAAGCACTGCCCTATCACCTCGGCCACCATCCCTGCTCTTCCTGGAGGCAAAGG agTCCTGACATCTGGTCACCAGCCATCTTCGGTGCTGCGGAGCCCTGCGATGGGCACCCTGGGCAGTGATTTCCTGTCCAGCCTCCCACTACATGAGTACCCACCTGCCTTCCCACTGGGGGCTGACATCCAAG gtttagatttattttctttccttcagactGAGAGTCAG CACTACGGCCCTTCTGTCATCACCTCGCTAGATGAACAGGACACCCTCGGCCACTTCTTCCAGTACCGGGGAACCCCTTCCCACTTCCTGGGCCCACTGGCCCCCACACTGGGGAGCTCTCACCGCAGCGCCACTCCAGCGCCCCCTCCTGGCCGTGTCAGCAGCATTGTGGCTCCCGGGAGTTCCTTGAGGGAAGGGCACGGTGGACCCTTGCCTTCAGGTCCCTCTTTGACTGGCTGTCGGTCAGATGTCATTTCCTTGGATTGA